A region of Planktomarina temperata RCA23 DNA encodes the following proteins:
- the putA gene encoding bifunctional proline dehydrogenase/L-glutamate gamma-semialdehyde dehydrogenase PutA codes for MDQFRTQMRAKAYASDPEVLQNLATLAPGPEARAEISRQASAMVKRLRAEAKPSVMELFLAEYGLSSEEGIALMCLAEALLRVPDAATMDALIEDKIAPSEWGKHLGESHSTLVNASTWALLVTGQVLDAPDTGMAGLLRGAIKRLGEPVIRQAVARVMREMGQQFVLGQTIQKALSRAAGFEAKGYLYSYDMLGEAAITDEDARGYHMAYADAIAQIAKAASGRDISRNPGISIKLSALHPNYDLQHRKQVMDVLVPRARSLALLAKSAGISLNIDAEEAARLDLSLDVIEAVLSEPGLAHWDGFGVVVQAYGKRAAYVIDWLYALAQKLDRRIMVRLVKGAYWDTEIKLAQVEGLPGFPVLATKPHTDMHYICCAQKLLAMSDRIYPQFATHNAHTIAAVLHSARAQKVTNFEFQRLHGMGEALHDQVLQEHGVACRIYAPVGHHSDLLAYLVRRLLENGANSSFVNQIFDAKVPAHVVVADPFEKGQEAGPKISLPADIFAPDRPNSTGFDLSNPEVLAHLQAQRARRQTWSYGDLGQAHPVHSPATGDQIGQIRFLSADQARQLAAAATPWQITPAKRAAVLRKAADLYESHAEAFFALLTHEAGKTLSDCIGELREAVDFLRYYAHQAEALASNSDGIFTCISPWNFPLAIFTGQIAAALAMGNGVLAKPAEATSLIAVQATALLHQAGVPKTCLQLLPGEGAVVGPVLCSTPNVSGVCFTGSTATAQAINRVMAENLPPQAPLIAETGGLNAMIVDSTALLEQAVQDVVVSAFQSAGQRCSALRMLYVQSDIADAFERMLCGAMQALVVGPPEAADCDVGPVIDAAAQARSSAHIARQKLLFQTSAPENGYFVAPTILSVSGISDLHEEIFGPVLHLARYDAGNLDRVIEDINASGYGLTFGFHSRIDDRVQKVVSRVNAGNLYINRNQIGAVVGSQPFGGHGLSGTGPKAGGPRYLPRFAAQSLMTADGPLPPQMSLAELEQAFASKPPQEGHSTEDLPGPTGESNRYLLRPRSRILCMGPGAETRAQSARDMGCRAIAAEIAMADVTKIPDLQAVVYAGPQARLLRQALSARRGAIVPLLMDETFERWLVSEQSICINTTAAGGNPALLAS; via the coding sequence ATGGACCAATTCCGCACACAGATGCGCGCCAAAGCCTATGCCTCTGATCCAGAGGTGTTGCAAAATCTGGCCACGCTGGCCCCGGGCCCCGAGGCGCGCGCTGAAATTTCCCGCCAAGCCAGCGCCATGGTCAAGAGACTGCGTGCAGAGGCTAAGCCCTCTGTGATGGAATTGTTTTTGGCCGAATATGGCCTCTCCTCTGAAGAGGGCATCGCCTTGATGTGCCTGGCCGAGGCGCTGTTGCGGGTGCCCGATGCGGCCACCATGGATGCTTTGATCGAAGACAAGATTGCCCCGTCGGAATGGGGCAAGCATCTGGGGGAAAGCCATTCCACTTTGGTCAATGCGTCAACTTGGGCGCTTTTGGTCACGGGACAGGTGCTGGATGCGCCCGACACAGGCATGGCCGGACTTTTGCGCGGGGCCATCAAACGCCTCGGCGAGCCGGTCATCCGCCAAGCCGTGGCGCGGGTCATGCGCGAAATGGGGCAACAATTTGTCCTTGGCCAAACCATCCAAAAAGCGCTGAGCCGCGCGGCAGGTTTTGAGGCAAAAGGCTATCTGTACAGCTACGACATGTTGGGAGAAGCGGCGATCACCGACGAGGACGCAAGAGGCTACCATATGGCCTATGCCGATGCGATTGCGCAAATCGCCAAAGCTGCCTCTGGCAGGGATATTTCGCGCAATCCCGGCATCTCCATTAAACTCTCCGCACTGCATCCCAATTATGATCTGCAACATCGCAAGCAAGTAATGGATGTTTTGGTGCCCCGCGCCCGATCCTTGGCGCTTTTGGCGAAATCTGCCGGCATCAGCTTGAACATCGACGCCGAAGAGGCCGCACGTTTGGATCTCTCCTTAGATGTGATCGAAGCTGTCCTATCAGAGCCTGGTCTTGCCCATTGGGACGGGTTTGGGGTGGTCGTTCAAGCCTATGGCAAGCGCGCCGCATATGTCATTGATTGGCTCTATGCTTTGGCCCAAAAACTGGATCGCCGCATCATGGTGCGTCTGGTTAAGGGCGCTTATTGGGACACGGAAATCAAATTGGCGCAGGTTGAGGGGCTCCCAGGTTTTCCGGTGCTGGCCACGAAACCACATACCGATATGCACTACATCTGTTGTGCGCAGAAGTTGCTGGCCATGTCTGATCGCATCTACCCGCAATTTGCCACCCATAACGCCCATACCATCGCGGCCGTATTGCACAGCGCGCGCGCTCAGAAGGTGACAAATTTCGAATTCCAGCGACTGCATGGCATGGGGGAAGCTCTGCATGATCAAGTGCTGCAAGAGCATGGGGTTGCCTGCCGGATTTATGCGCCAGTTGGGCACCATTCTGATCTTTTGGCCTATTTGGTGCGCCGACTGTTGGAAAACGGCGCCAATTCCTCCTTTGTGAACCAGATTTTTGATGCGAAGGTTCCGGCACATGTGGTGGTCGCAGATCCCTTTGAAAAAGGGCAAGAGGCCGGCCCAAAAATTTCCCTACCGGCAGATATTTTCGCGCCAGACCGCCCCAACTCCACAGGATTCGATCTGTCAAATCCGGAGGTTTTGGCGCATCTGCAAGCCCAGCGCGCAAGACGCCAGACCTGGAGCTATGGCGATCTTGGCCAAGCTCATCCTGTGCACAGCCCAGCCACGGGCGATCAAATTGGACAGATTAGGTTTTTATCCGCAGACCAAGCGCGACAGCTGGCCGCTGCTGCCACCCCTTGGCAGATCACTCCAGCCAAGCGGGCCGCAGTTTTACGCAAAGCCGCAGATCTGTATGAAAGCCATGCAGAGGCGTTTTTTGCACTGCTCACCCATGAGGCCGGTAAAACGTTAAGTGACTGCATTGGCGAATTGCGCGAGGCGGTGGATTTTCTACGCTATTACGCCCATCAGGCAGAGGCGCTGGCCAGCAACTCAGATGGAATTTTCACCTGCATTAGCCCTTGGAATTTTCCTTTGGCCATTTTCACTGGGCAAATCGCCGCCGCTTTGGCCATGGGCAATGGGGTCTTGGCCAAACCGGCCGAAGCCACGAGTTTGATTGCCGTGCAAGCAACCGCACTTTTGCATCAAGCAGGCGTGCCAAAAACCTGCCTACAGCTGCTTCCCGGAGAGGGCGCTGTTGTGGGTCCTGTTCTGTGTAGTACGCCCAATGTTTCTGGTGTTTGCTTCACAGGCTCAACCGCCACGGCGCAGGCGATCAACCGAGTTATGGCGGAAAATCTGCCACCGCAGGCGCCCTTGATTGCCGAAACCGGCGGGTTGAATGCAATGATTGTCGACAGTACGGCCCTCCTCGAACAGGCGGTGCAGGATGTGGTTGTCAGCGCCTTTCAATCGGCCGGTCAACGCTGCTCGGCTCTGCGGATGCTATATGTGCAAAGTGATATTGCAGATGCGTTTGAGCGCATGTTGTGCGGCGCGATGCAAGCCCTGGTGGTTGGCCCCCCGGAGGCTGCAGATTGCGATGTCGGTCCGGTGATAGATGCGGCAGCTCAAGCACGCAGTTCCGCGCATATCGCACGCCAGAAGCTTTTGTTTCAAACCTCAGCCCCAGAAAACGGGTATTTCGTTGCCCCAACGATCCTATCTGTAAGCGGAATCTCTGACCTGCACGAGGAGATCTTCGGCCCCGTACTGCATTTGGCCCGCTACGACGCGGGCAATTTGGATCGTGTGATTGAGGATATAAACGCCAGCGGCTATGGCCTCACTTTCGGGTTTCACAGCCGCATTGATGATCGGGTGCAAAAGGTCGTGAGCCGCGTTAATGCGGGCAATCTCTACATTAATCGCAATCAGATCGGCGCTGTCGTTGGCTCCCAGCCCTTCGGCGGCCATGGGTTGAGCGGAACCGGGCCAAAGGCTGGCGGGCCGCGCTATTTGCCACGCTTCGCCGCGCAAAGCCTCATGACCGCTGACGGCCCCTTACCCCCTCAGATGAGTTTGGCAGAGCTAGAGCAAGCCTTTGCCAGCAAGCCGCCACAGGAGGGCCATAGCACCGAAGATTTACCCGGCCCCACAGGCGAGTCGAACCGCTACCTTTTGCGGCCCCGATCACGCATTCTGTGCATGGGTCCCGGGGCAGAAACCCGTGCACAAAGCGCCAGGGACATGGGATGCAGAGCCATTGCTGCAGAGATTGCGATGGCTGATGTGACAAAGATCCCTGACTTACAAGCGGTGGTCTACGCCGGTCCGCAGGCGCGCCTCCTCCGCCAAGCCTTGAGCGCGCGGCGCGGTGCGATTGTCCCCTTACTGATGGATGAGACATTCGAACGGTGGCTGGTGAGCGAGCAATCTATCTGTATCAACACAACTGCCGCAGGAGGAAACCCCGCCCTCTTGGCCAGCTAA
- a CDS encoding aminopeptidase P family protein, with protein sequence MTQIKRPNFHRFHNGSKAALPFCDAEYETRLTGLRNILRDKGVNAAVFTSMHNIAYYSGFLYCAFGRPYGLVVTATDCVTISAGIDAGQPWRRSFADNLTYTDWQRDNYWRAIASVAGQGGVIGYEGDNLSLTQAAALNSFLAPKAQVDLAQATMQQRMMKSPAEIALIRAGAATADVGGYAIRDAVRAGVREIDVAMAGRDAMEAHIAREFPDAEYRDTWVWFQSGLNTDGAHNPVTSRVLQRGDILSLNTFPMISGYYTALERTMFVETVDEASQAYWEANVAAHELGISLLKPGASCAEVTAGVNAFFEDRDLLQYRSFGYGHSFGVLSHYYGREAGLELREDIDTVLEPGMVISMEPMITIPDGQPGAGGYREHDILIITEDGNENITQYPYGPAFNVVGG encoded by the coding sequence ATGACCCAAATCAAGCGCCCAAATTTTCACCGATTTCACAATGGATCAAAAGCGGCTCTGCCCTTTTGCGATGCGGAATATGAAACCCGCCTCACGGGGCTGCGCAACATCCTGCGCGACAAAGGTGTTAACGCGGCTGTTTTTACATCTATGCACAACATCGCCTATTATTCGGGCTTTTTATACTGTGCCTTTGGCCGTCCCTACGGCTTGGTTGTCACCGCAACGGATTGCGTCACCATTTCCGCCGGCATCGACGCCGGCCAGCCATGGCGCCGCAGCTTTGCTGACAACCTTACCTATACAGATTGGCAGCGCGATAACTACTGGCGTGCAATTGCGTCTGTGGCAGGCCAAGGCGGTGTGATCGGCTATGAGGGTGATAACCTGTCTCTCACTCAGGCCGCAGCGCTCAACAGCTTTCTGGCCCCAAAAGCCCAAGTTGATCTGGCGCAGGCCACAATGCAGCAGCGCATGATGAAATCGCCGGCTGAAATCGCCCTTATACGCGCCGGGGCGGCAACCGCTGATGTGGGTGGCTACGCGATCCGGGACGCCGTCCGGGCCGGGGTGCGGGAAATTGATGTCGCCATGGCTGGCCGCGACGCAATGGAGGCGCATATCGCGCGGGAATTTCCAGATGCGGAGTATCGGGACACTTGGGTCTGGTTCCAATCTGGCCTCAACACCGACGGGGCGCATAACCCCGTGACAAGCCGCGTCTTGCAGCGGGGTGACATTCTAAGCCTCAACACCTTCCCCATGATTTCAGGCTATTACACAGCGTTGGAACGCACAATGTTTGTGGAGACCGTTGATGAGGCATCCCAAGCCTATTGGGAGGCCAATGTCGCCGCCCACGAACTTGGCATCAGCTTGCTGAAACCCGGCGCCAGCTGTGCGGAGGTCACGGCCGGTGTGAACGCCTTCTTCGAAGACCGCGATTTGCTGCAATATCGCTCATTCGGCTATGGCCATTCCTTTGGCGTGTTAAGCCATTACTACGGTCGAGAAGCCGGGCTCGAACTGCGCGAGGACATCGACACGGTTCTAGAGCCGGGCATGGTCATTTCCATGGAGCCCATGATCACAATTCCAGACGGGCAACCGGGAGCGGGCGGGTATCGTGAACACGATATTTTGATCATTACCGAAGATGGTAATGAAAATATCACGCAGTATCCCTATGGTCCCGCCTTCAATGTGGTGGGAGGATAA
- a CDS encoding alpha/beta fold hydrolase produces MIPLVFVHGFMGGSAQWDGQVAALAGVPVIALDLPGYGKNAHLEACRDIVDFAHWALDELERQNVARFHLLGHSMGGMIAQEMAALAPDRIVRLVLYGTGGQGILPGRFETIETSKSRVATDGVRNTARRIAATWFLDCEQAPGFEACAAIAQMAGKQSLLAGLDAMNRWDGEARLHDIIAQTLVIWGDRDRTYPWPQVQKLWQAIPNTSLAVIPNCAHVPHLESPDVFNAILKGFVTKA; encoded by the coding sequence ATGATCCCTTTGGTATTTGTGCATGGGTTTATGGGGGGCAGTGCGCAATGGGATGGCCAAGTCGCAGCTCTTGCAGGCGTTCCAGTCATTGCGCTGGATTTGCCCGGATATGGCAAGAATGCGCATTTAGAAGCCTGTCGTGACATTGTTGATTTTGCCCATTGGGCCTTGGATGAATTGGAGCGGCAGAATGTGGCGCGGTTTCATCTGCTGGGGCATTCTATGGGCGGCATGATCGCGCAAGAAATGGCAGCCTTGGCACCAGATCGGATTGTGCGACTGGTCTTATATGGAACAGGAGGCCAAGGCATTTTGCCGGGGCGTTTCGAGACGATTGAAACCTCTAAGTCTCGTGTTGCGACCGATGGGGTGCGCAACACGGCCCGGCGGATTGCAGCCACCTGGTTTTTAGACTGCGAGCAAGCGCCGGGCTTTGAGGCCTGTGCAGCCATTGCGCAAATGGCGGGAAAACAATCCTTGCTTGCAGGGTTGGACGCAATGAATCGCTGGGACGGTGAGGCCAGGCTACATGACATTATTGCGCAAACCCTGGTCATCTGGGGCGACCGCGATCGCACCTATCCCTGGCCGCAGGTTCAAAAGCTGTGGCAGGCCATACCGAATACCAGCCTAGCGGTCATTCCAAATTGTGCCCATGTCCCGCACCTTGAAAGCCCCGATGTGTTCAATGCCATCTTAAAGGGCTTCGTGACAAAAGCTTAG
- a CDS encoding ABC transporter permease subunit produces MSNRDVDLGVNPLEDIHSEAAIAYQEQRYENIRNFVRTNSDYYIRNFDKIGASAKFTATFNFMAGLFGPIWFGARGLWSWALPFLILEAVGFVQIARGLFGDLANDAMMRIASIEGTLELRRKQLAAALESNSDKIDVYRRTVESLEANIGGIRAEAEAMASEGPMIALTGFILLIAVKLVQSIVANWALEGRFSEWLSDGEIRSGMPLSHMVFSSVFMVIIVSTAMVHYSFPGSFSVLGSFPTDPDIRLVSIDSVEAFFNWAVLNGDALFDAITYFIRVVLDTLELVFVSTPWIVIAALIILLTWLTAGVRMAIYSGAFLSYMGLLGFWEKAMTTLALLGTAACLSILIGIPLGMFAARRPRFYAFIQPIMDFMQTMPAFVFMIPVIAFFGTGKPAAVVTTMIFGGTPVVRLTVLGLRGVPESVREAAISFGANKWFLLTKVDLPLASPSIRAGINQTIMLSLAMVVVASLIGAKGLGEDVLEALQYANVGQGILAGFSILFCAMILDRIVQGGRK; encoded by the coding sequence ATGAGCAACCGTGATGTAGACTTGGGTGTGAACCCTCTTGAAGATATCCATTCAGAGGCCGCTATCGCGTACCAAGAGCAAAGATATGAGAATATCCGCAATTTTGTGCGCACCAATTCCGACTATTATATTCGCAATTTTGATAAGATTGGAGCCTCGGCTAAGTTTACAGCAACGTTCAATTTTATGGCCGGTTTATTTGGCCCGATCTGGTTTGGTGCCCGTGGGCTTTGGAGCTGGGCCTTGCCGTTTCTCATTCTGGAGGCGGTCGGGTTTGTGCAGATTGCCCGAGGTCTGTTTGGTGATTTGGCCAATGATGCCATGATGCGGATTGCATCCATCGAAGGCACGTTGGAATTGCGGCGCAAACAATTGGCGGCAGCACTGGAAAGCAATTCGGATAAAATTGATGTCTACCGCAGAACCGTTGAGTCTCTTGAGGCCAATATTGGCGGCATAAGAGCAGAAGCGGAAGCCATGGCCAGCGAAGGACCAATGATTGCTTTAACAGGTTTTATACTTTTGATCGCCGTGAAGCTTGTTCAATCTATTGTTGCCAATTGGGCGCTGGAGGGCCGGTTTTCGGAGTGGCTTTCTGACGGTGAAATTCGCTCTGGGATGCCGTTAAGTCACATGGTTTTTAGCTCCGTTTTTATGGTCATCATCGTGAGCACCGCGATGGTACATTACAGCTTTCCGGGTAGTTTTTCGGTTTTGGGAAGTTTTCCGACCGATCCGGATATTAGGCTTGTCAGTATTGACAGCGTTGAGGCATTTTTCAATTGGGCCGTTCTGAATGGTGACGCGCTTTTTGATGCCATCACCTACTTTATTCGTGTGGTGCTCGATACGTTAGAGCTGGTTTTTGTCAGCACGCCGTGGATCGTCATTGCCGCGTTAATTATTCTTCTGACCTGGCTGACGGCGGGCGTTCGTATGGCGATTTATTCTGGAGCTTTCTTATCTTACATGGGGCTGCTTGGCTTTTGGGAAAAAGCGATGACGACCCTAGCATTGCTCGGCACTGCGGCTTGCTTGTCGATCTTAATCGGAATTCCTCTTGGAATGTTTGCAGCTCGGCGTCCCCGGTTCTATGCCTTCATTCAACCGATCATGGACTTTATGCAAACGATGCCAGCCTTCGTCTTTATGATCCCAGTCATTGCTTTTTTCGGGACCGGAAAGCCCGCGGCCGTGGTCACCACCATGATTTTTGGTGGCACGCCCGTGGTGCGTCTCACGGTGCTCGGCCTGCGCGGCGTTCCGGAAAGTGTCCGAGAGGCTGCCATTAGTTTTGGGGCCAATAAGTGGTTTTTGCTGACCAAGGTGGATCTGCCACTGGCCAGCCCCTCCATCCGGGCCGGTATTAACCAAACCATCATGCTATCGCTCGCCATGGTGGTTGTTGCCTCGCTTATTGGTGCAAAAGGTCTTGGAGAGGACGTCTTGGAAGCCTTGCAATATGCCAATGTCGGGCAAGGCATCCTTGCAGGCTTTTCCATCCTGTTCTGCGCCATGATTTTGGATCGTATTGTGCAAGGTGGGCGCAAATGA
- a CDS encoding quaternary amine ABC transporter ATP-binding protein, with amino-acid sequence MTSQPVVEISNVWKIFGSRAQEALRAVRESGLSKAEALSEFNAVVGVADVSLSVSRGEIFCIMGLSGSGKSTLVRHFNRLLEPTAGQIMVEGIDVMALGQRELQTFRNQKIGMVFQNFALMPHRSVLDNVAMPLEIRNVAKNERMRQAAAILDIVELGAWGSKFAHELSGGMQQRVGLARALAANPDVLLMDEPFSALDPLIRRQLQDEFIRLSKILKKTTIFITHDLDEAVRIGDRIAIMRDGKLVQVGTAEQIVMQPADDYVADFVAGISRLKVVHADAVMQSIQAYTAAQGPLPSDLVRVPAKETLSALMNIAIETDKPIIVSSGGRDIGLITRADLLRTVIEGTEIS; translated from the coding sequence ATGACCTCCCAACCCGTTGTCGAAATTTCCAATGTGTGGAAAATCTTTGGGAGCCGCGCGCAAGAGGCTTTGCGCGCCGTGCGTGAGAGCGGATTAAGCAAGGCTGAAGCTCTCAGTGAATTCAACGCCGTTGTGGGGGTGGCAGATGTCAGCCTATCAGTGTCACGCGGCGAGATTTTTTGCATAATGGGATTGTCTGGCAGTGGGAAATCAACCCTCGTGCGCCATTTTAACCGTCTGTTAGAACCTACCGCCGGCCAGATTATGGTTGAGGGTATTGATGTCATGGCCTTGGGACAACGTGAGCTTCAAACCTTTAGAAATCAGAAGATTGGCATGGTTTTCCAAAATTTTGCATTGATGCCGCATCGTTCGGTTTTGGACAATGTTGCCATGCCGTTGGAAATTCGCAATGTGGCGAAAAATGAGCGGATGCGCCAGGCAGCTGCCATTTTGGATATTGTCGAGCTGGGCGCTTGGGGATCGAAATTTGCCCATGAGCTTTCGGGTGGGATGCAGCAACGGGTGGGATTGGCCCGCGCTCTGGCCGCAAACCCCGATGTGCTGCTGATGGATGAGCCGTTTTCGGCCCTCGATCCTCTGATCCGCCGCCAGCTGCAAGATGAATTTATTCGACTGAGTAAAATACTCAAAAAAACGACAATATTCATCACGCATGATCTTGATGAAGCGGTGCGGATTGGGGACCGGATTGCCATTATGCGGGACGGAAAATTGGTGCAAGTTGGAACAGCAGAGCAAATTGTGATGCAGCCTGCCGATGATTATGTGGCCGATTTTGTGGCGGGCATCTCCCGACTTAAGGTCGTACATGCCGATGCGGTTATGCAATCCATACAGGCCTATACTGCAGCGCAAGGACCGCTGCCGAGTGATTTGGTAAGGGTGCCGGCAAAAGAAACTCTGAGTGCGCTTATGAATATTGCAATTGAAACTGATAAACCGATTATCGTGAGTTCTGGTGGGCGAGATATTGGCCTTATCACCCGAGCAGACCTTTTGCGAACAGTGATTGAAGGAACTGAAATATCATGA
- a CDS encoding glycine betaine ABC transporter substrate-binding protein — protein MLIKCKTLCFAGAVSLLSLPVMAAEEVKIGLPSWTGAQAIGHLLGEIVTSRIGGSVEYVPGNNATIFQAMDQGKGDIDVHPDVWLPNQESFTKKYVDGAGTVTLSSNPYEGNQGFCVSQDFAKANNITDIADLGRPDVAAMMDSDGNGKGEMWIGAPGWASANVNEVKTRDYGLLDFIEPIRAEESVKTARIKDSIAKGEGYAFYCYKPHAVWFMFDVEMLSEPTYDPASYKMVQPSDDADWYDKSYVATKDALKNVQIAWSNSLADRSPAIAEFFANFSVTADDVSGLAFEISANGVSPEAAAQAWIAANSDRVDAMLGL, from the coding sequence ATGCTAATCAAATGCAAGACATTGTGCTTTGCTGGGGCCGTGAGCCTGCTATCCCTGCCGGTGATGGCGGCGGAAGAGGTAAAAATCGGCCTGCCATCTTGGACTGGCGCACAAGCCATTGGCCATTTGCTCGGGGAAATTGTGACCTCGCGCATTGGTGGTTCGGTGGAATATGTGCCGGGCAATAACGCCACGATTTTCCAAGCGATGGACCAAGGCAAGGGCGACATTGATGTGCACCCGGATGTTTGGTTGCCAAACCAAGAAAGCTTTACCAAAAAATATGTGGACGGAGCGGGCACCGTCACGCTGTCGTCCAACCCCTATGAAGGCAACCAAGGGTTTTGCGTTTCGCAAGATTTTGCCAAGGCCAATAACATCACAGACATCGCAGATCTGGGCCGTCCTGATGTTGCTGCAATGATGGACAGCGATGGCAATGGCAAAGGCGAAATGTGGATCGGTGCGCCAGGCTGGGCCTCGGCGAATGTGAATGAGGTGAAAACACGCGACTATGGGTTGCTGGATTTCATCGAACCGATCCGGGCGGAAGAAAGCGTGAAGACCGCGCGAATTAAAGACAGTATCGCCAAGGGCGAGGGCTATGCCTTCTATTGCTATAAACCTCACGCGGTATGGTTCATGTTTGATGTCGAAATGCTGAGTGAGCCGACCTATGATCCGGCCAGCTACAAGATGGTGCAGCCGTCGGATGATGCCGATTGGTATGACAAATCTTATGTTGCGACGAAAGATGCGCTGAAGAACGTGCAGATTGCTTGGTCCAACTCTTTGGCTGATCGGTCTCCGGCTATTGCAGAATTTTTTGCCAATTTCTCGGTAACAGCGGACGATGTGTCTGGTTTGGCGTTTGAGATCAGTGCAAATGGTGTCTCTCCAGAAGCCGCGGCACAGGCTTGGATTGCTGCCAACTCAGATCGCGTTGATGCGATGCTGGGTCTGTAA
- a CDS encoding LysR family transcriptional regulator gives MDLNWLRDFECLARTLNFTRASNERNITQSAFSRRIKALENWVGLPLVNRATYPIQLTEAGHNFLPTAKAAIAQLNESRQSIRDADRGDTRFVRISALHTISMNYLAHQIERIQKEIPELRTRVISDSLSTCCELLLEGAVDIMLVYYHQYVSPKIDDTGFERKDLLSDLLIPVAAREVAEARGWHLSNSGGTPIPYLAYEQSSFLGQVVENSISIETLNIETIYIDGLVETIRRRLLQGSGFAWMPQTAVETELENGSLIAIGDQSLNVSLTISALANPTYFDDSARKMWSLL, from the coding sequence ATGGACCTGAATTGGCTAAGAGATTTTGAGTGTTTGGCGCGCACTCTGAATTTCACCAGAGCATCTAACGAGCGTAACATCACCCAATCTGCCTTCAGTCGTCGGATCAAGGCTCTCGAAAACTGGGTTGGGCTGCCCCTGGTCAACCGCGCCACCTACCCCATTCAGCTCACAGAAGCCGGGCACAACTTTCTGCCAACAGCCAAGGCGGCCATCGCGCAGCTCAACGAAAGCCGTCAATCCATCCGCGATGCAGATAGAGGCGATACGCGCTTCGTCCGAATCTCCGCTCTGCACACGATATCTATGAATTATCTCGCCCATCAAATCGAACGCATTCAAAAAGAAATCCCAGAGTTGCGCACACGGGTGATCTCGGATTCCCTGAGCACCTGTTGCGAGCTGCTGCTCGAAGGGGCGGTTGATATCATGTTGGTCTATTACCATCAGTATGTATCGCCGAAAATCGATGACACAGGCTTTGAGCGCAAGGATCTCTTATCAGATTTATTAATTCCTGTTGCCGCCCGTGAGGTCGCCGAAGCGCGGGGGTGGCACCTCTCCAACAGCGGCGGCACTCCCATCCCTTATCTGGCCTATGAACAATCGTCGTTTTTGGGGCAAGTCGTTGAAAATTCTATTTCGATTGAGACTTTAAACATCGAGACCATCTATATTGATGGGCTGGTTGAAACCATCCGCCGCCGCCTCTTACAAGGAAGCGGCTTTGCCTGGATGCCCCAAACCGCCGTTGAAACAGAGTTGGAAAATGGAAGTCTGATCGCCATTGGCGACCAGAGCTTGAATGTCTCTCTGACCATTTCCGCCCTCGCCAATCCCACTTATTTTGACGATAGCGCCCGCAAAATGTGGTCTTTGCTCTAG
- a CDS encoding D-cysteine desulfhydrase gives MHLARFPRVFLAHLSTPLEPMERLSKELGVEIWIKRDDCTGMSTGGNKTRKLEFLMAEALDQGADMVMTQGATQTNHGRQTAAFAAKLGLKCHILLEDRTGYQDGNYNTNGNVLLDHLHGATTQKFPAGHDMPGEMERAAEAKRAEGHKVYVIPGGGSNPTGALGYVNAAFELLGQANDRGLKFDRLVHATGSSGTQAGLVTGLCAMNAQLPVLGIGTRAPMEKQENMVFDLACRTAEKLGCPGVVQRSDVMANTDYVGEGYGLPTKSGLEAIKMFAELEGILLDPCYSAKGAAGLIDLARKGAFYGERIVFLHTGGAAALGGYDFAFDFSRNWVTL, from the coding sequence ATGCATCTTGCCCGTTTCCCAAGAGTATTTCTTGCGCATCTTTCGACGCCCCTAGAGCCGATGGAGCGTTTGTCAAAAGAATTGGGTGTTGAGATTTGGATCAAACGGGATGATTGCACGGGCATGTCGACCGGAGGAAACAAGACCCGCAAGCTGGAATTCTTGATGGCGGAAGCTCTGGATCAGGGCGCGGATATGGTGATGACCCAAGGGGCGACCCAGACCAATCACGGGCGCCAAACCGCTGCATTTGCAGCAAAACTTGGGTTGAAATGCCATATTCTTTTAGAGGATCGTACCGGTTACCAAGATGGCAATTACAACACCAATGGTAATGTTTTGCTCGATCACCTACATGGCGCGACAACGCAGAAGTTTCCAGCCGGTCACGATATGCCCGGCGAAATGGAACGCGCGGCGGAGGCCAAGCGTGCGGAAGGTCACAAGGTCTATGTCATTCCCGGAGGCGGCTCAAATCCGACGGGGGCTTTGGGATATGTGAATGCGGCTTTTGAGCTGCTGGGCCAGGCCAATGATCGCGGTCTCAAGTTTGATCGCCTGGTGCATGCAACCGGATCTTCGGGCACACAAGCGGGCCTGGTCACAGGTCTTTGCGCCATGAATGCACAGCTGCCGGTTTTGGGCATAGGCACGCGTGCACCAATGGAAAAACAAGAGAACATGGTGTTCGATCTGGCCTGCCGCACGGCGGAAAAGCTCGGTTGCCCCGGCGTGGTTCAGCGCAGCGATGTTATGGCAAATACTGATTATGTCGGAGAGGGCTATGGCCTGCCGACCAAAAGCGGCCTTGAGGCGATCAAAATGTTCGCGGAACTGGAGGGCATTTTGCTTGATCCTTGCTATTCCGCCAAGGGGGCAGCGGGCCTGATTGATCTGGCGCGCAAGGGTGCGTTTTATGGCGAGCGGATCGTGTTTTTGCACACCGGTGGTGCGGCGGCCTTGGGGGGATATGATTTTGCCTTCGATTTCTCGCGCAATTGGGTCACCCTGTAA